A window of Corallococcus macrosporus DSM 14697 contains these coding sequences:
- a CDS encoding DUF488 domain-containing protein, with product MTIRCKRAYEAASRADGRRFLVDRLWPRGVRKTELPIEAWLKDAAPSPELRKWFQHDPARWPEFRRRYAAELAANPAVWQPLLEAARQGTVTLVYSAHDPEHNNAAALRQFLEEATASAAPAKPPCASRRGRARSARHR from the coding sequence GTGACGATTCGATGCAAGCGGGCGTACGAAGCGGCGAGCCGCGCGGATGGGCGGCGCTTCCTGGTGGACCGGCTGTGGCCGCGAGGCGTGCGGAAGACAGAGCTCCCCATCGAAGCCTGGCTGAAGGACGCCGCGCCGAGCCCCGAGCTGCGGAAGTGGTTTCAACACGACCCCGCCCGCTGGCCCGAGTTCCGCCGCCGGTACGCCGCCGAGCTCGCGGCGAACCCCGCCGTGTGGCAGCCCCTGCTCGAAGCCGCGCGCCAGGGCACGGTGACGCTCGTCTACAGCGCCCATGACCCCGAGCACAACAACGCGGCGGCCCTGCGACAGTTCCTCGAGGAGGCGACGGCCAGCGCCGCCCCGGCGAAGCCGCCATGCGCCTCGCGGCGCGGCCGGGCCCGCTCGGCGCGGCACCGCTGA
- the uraH gene encoding hydroxyisourate hydrolase, with product MSTLSTHVLDTHRGRPASGVPITLELQEASGEWKALARGVTNDDGRVRDFLPQGSRVEPGIYRMAFDTGAYFRALGVRGFYPSVTVVFELTAPDEHYHVPLLLSPFGYSTYRGS from the coding sequence ATGAGCACCCTGTCCACCCATGTCCTCGACACGCACCGGGGCCGTCCGGCCTCCGGTGTCCCCATCACCCTGGAGCTGCAGGAGGCCTCGGGCGAATGGAAGGCGCTGGCTCGCGGCGTCACCAACGACGACGGCCGCGTGCGCGACTTCCTGCCCCAGGGCTCGCGCGTGGAGCCGGGCATCTACCGGATGGCCTTCGACACCGGGGCGTACTTCCGGGCGCTCGGCGTCCGCGGCTTCTACCCGTCGGTGACGGTGGTGTTCGAGCTCACCGCGCCGGACGAGCACTACCACGTCCCGCTGCTGCTGAGCCCCTTCGGCTACTCCACGTACCGGGGGAGCTGA
- the uraD gene encoding 2-oxo-4-hydroxy-4-carboxy-5-ureidoimidazoline decarboxylase has protein sequence MSGGLTRLNALLPSEARAELMRCCGASRWADGMVRARPFRDAEHLFAESAWLWKQTGPDDWREAMTHHPRIGDVAQLRAKFASTATWSSQEQGGVQGADEAVLQGLAEGNAAYEQRFGFIFLVCATGKSAAEMLALLRERLDNAPDEELRIAAGEQAKITRIRLEKLLAS, from the coding sequence ATGAGCGGCGGACTGACACGACTCAACGCCCTGTTGCCGTCGGAGGCGCGCGCGGAGCTGATGCGCTGCTGCGGCGCGTCCCGCTGGGCGGACGGCATGGTGCGCGCGCGGCCCTTCCGCGACGCGGAGCACCTCTTCGCCGAGTCGGCGTGGCTCTGGAAGCAGACGGGGCCGGACGACTGGCGCGAGGCCATGACGCACCACCCGCGCATCGGTGACGTGGCGCAGCTGCGCGCGAAGTTCGCGTCCACCGCGACGTGGTCCTCGCAGGAGCAGGGCGGGGTGCAGGGCGCGGACGAGGCGGTGTTGCAAGGCCTGGCGGAGGGCAACGCCGCCTACGAGCAGCGCTTCGGCTTCATCTTCCTGGTGTGCGCCACGGGCAAGAGCGCGGCGGAGATGCTGGCGCTGCTGCGCGAGCGGCTGGACAACGCGCCGGACGAGGAGCTGCGCATCGCCGCCGGCGAGCAGGCGAAAATCACCCGCATCCGACTGGAGAAGCTGCTGGCGTCATGA
- the alc gene encoding allantoicase, with the protein MHAPDEGKLRIAFTELIDLAAENVGGQALLASDEFFAGKENLLKPGRGVFIPGKFTENGKWMDGWESRRKRVPGHDWCILKLGLPGVVRGVDIDTNHFLGNFPEYASVDALEVEGSPTPEALAAATWTPILPQLKLQGGTRNLFPIVSDKRWTHLRLNIFPDGGVARFRVHGEVRPDLERLSRADGTVDLAAAENGGTVVACNDSFFGPKDNLILPGRAANMGEGWETRRKRVLPGFDWIVVKLAVPGTVQRVEVDTAFFKGNYPDTCSIEGCYLREPVVDFANAHDIAWTELLPRTKLQAHHRHHYESELAAKGPFTHVRLKIYPDGGVSRLRVHGKPA; encoded by the coding sequence ATGCACGCACCCGACGAGGGAAAGCTGCGGATTGCCTTCACCGAGCTCATCGACCTGGCCGCGGAGAACGTGGGCGGACAGGCGCTGCTGGCCAGCGATGAGTTCTTCGCGGGGAAGGAGAACCTGCTGAAGCCGGGCCGGGGCGTCTTCATCCCCGGCAAGTTCACGGAGAACGGCAAGTGGATGGACGGCTGGGAGTCGCGCCGCAAGCGCGTGCCGGGCCACGACTGGTGCATCCTCAAGCTCGGCCTGCCGGGCGTGGTGCGCGGCGTGGACATCGACACCAACCACTTCCTTGGCAACTTCCCGGAGTACGCCTCGGTGGACGCGCTGGAGGTGGAGGGCTCGCCCACGCCCGAGGCCCTGGCCGCCGCGACGTGGACGCCCATCCTCCCGCAGCTCAAGCTGCAGGGCGGCACGCGCAACCTGTTCCCCATCGTCAGCGACAAGCGCTGGACGCACCTGCGCCTCAACATCTTCCCGGACGGCGGCGTGGCCCGCTTCCGCGTGCACGGCGAGGTGCGGCCGGACCTCGAGCGGCTGTCCCGCGCCGACGGCACGGTGGACCTGGCGGCGGCGGAGAACGGCGGCACGGTGGTGGCGTGCAACGACTCCTTCTTCGGCCCCAAGGACAACCTCATCCTCCCGGGGCGCGCCGCCAACATGGGCGAGGGCTGGGAGACGCGGCGCAAGCGCGTGCTGCCCGGCTTCGACTGGATTGTGGTGAAGCTCGCCGTCCCCGGCACCGTGCAGCGCGTGGAGGTGGACACGGCCTTCTTCAAGGGCAACTACCCGGACACCTGCTCCATCGAAGGCTGCTACCTGCGCGAGCCCGTGGTGGACTTCGCCAACGCGCATGACATCGCGTGGACGGAGCTGTTGCCGCGCACGAAGCTCCAGGCGCACCACCGTCACCATTACGAGTCCGAGCTGGCGGCGAAGGGGCCCTTCACCCACGTGCGCCTGAAAATCTACCCGGACGGCGGCGTGAGCCGGCTGCGGGTCCACGGGAAGCCGGCATGA
- the allB gene encoding allantoinase AllB encodes MSGEQFVVRARRVVTGEGVREAAVVVREGKVAALVSHAELPSGLPVLDVGDKVVMPGVVDSHAHINEPGRTEWEGFETATRAAAAGGITTVVDMPLNSLPPTTTLEALHLKADAARARCHVDHAFWGGVIPGNAGELEALIDAGIAGFKCFLCPSGVDEFPHATREVLDVAMPILARRGIPLIVHAELESPVEGLSPGGDARTYRGYLASRPKRWENDAIRMMVALARAHRCRVHIVHLSSAEALPVLREARREGLDVSVETCPHYLSFTAEEIEDGATHFKCAPPIREAENRERLWTGLARGDIELVVSDHSPCTPALKHLERGDFGAAWGGIASLQLSLPAVWTEARRRGLGLESLVRWMCEAPARLVGLAGVKGTLAPGADADLVVFDPDASFTVEPQRLLHRHPITPYAGRTLTGVVEMTFLRGTKVFERGQPLPRPVGQWVRRPVGARAAA; translated from the coding sequence ATGAGTGGAGAGCAGTTCGTGGTGCGCGCCCGACGCGTGGTCACGGGCGAAGGCGTGCGCGAGGCGGCGGTCGTGGTGCGCGAGGGCAAGGTCGCCGCGCTGGTGTCCCACGCGGAGCTTCCCTCCGGGCTGCCGGTGCTGGACGTGGGTGACAAGGTGGTGATGCCCGGCGTGGTGGACAGCCACGCGCACATCAACGAGCCCGGCCGCACGGAGTGGGAGGGCTTCGAGACGGCCACGCGCGCGGCGGCGGCCGGCGGCATCACCACGGTGGTGGACATGCCGCTCAACTCGCTGCCGCCCACCACCACGCTGGAGGCGCTCCACCTGAAGGCCGACGCGGCCCGCGCCCGCTGTCACGTGGACCACGCCTTCTGGGGCGGCGTCATCCCGGGCAACGCGGGGGAGCTGGAGGCGCTCATCGACGCGGGCATCGCCGGCTTCAAGTGCTTCCTGTGCCCCTCCGGCGTGGACGAGTTCCCCCACGCGACGCGCGAGGTGCTCGACGTGGCCATGCCCATCCTCGCGCGCCGGGGCATCCCGCTCATCGTCCACGCGGAGCTGGAGTCCCCGGTGGAGGGCCTGTCGCCCGGCGGAGACGCGCGCACGTACCGCGGCTACCTGGCGTCCCGCCCGAAGCGCTGGGAGAACGACGCCATCCGGATGATGGTGGCGCTGGCGCGCGCGCACCGCTGCCGCGTGCACATCGTCCACCTGTCCTCCGCGGAGGCGCTGCCCGTGCTGCGCGAGGCCCGGCGCGAGGGCCTGGACGTGTCGGTGGAGACGTGCCCGCACTACCTGAGCTTCACGGCGGAGGAGATTGAGGACGGGGCCACCCACTTCAAGTGCGCGCCGCCCATCCGCGAGGCGGAGAACCGCGAGCGGCTGTGGACGGGGCTGGCGCGCGGGGACATCGAGCTGGTGGTGTCGGACCACTCGCCGTGCACGCCCGCGCTGAAGCACCTGGAGCGCGGCGACTTCGGCGCGGCGTGGGGCGGCATCGCGTCGTTGCAGCTCAGCCTGCCGGCGGTGTGGACGGAGGCGAGGCGGCGCGGGCTGGGGCTGGAGTCGCTGGTGCGCTGGATGTGCGAAGCCCCGGCGCGGCTGGTGGGCCTTGCGGGCGTGAAGGGGACGCTGGCGCCCGGCGCGGACGCGGACCTGGTGGTGTTCGACCCGGACGCTTCGTTCACCGTGGAGCCCCAGCGCCTGCTACACCGTCATCCGATAACGCCCTACGCGGGCCGGACGTTGACGGGCGTGGTGGAGATGACGTTCCTGCGGGGGACGAAGGTTTTCGAGCGCGGCCAGCCGCTGCCGCGCCCGGTGGGACAATGGGTGCGCCGCCCCGTGGGCGCGCGCGCCGCTGCTTGA
- a CDS encoding FAD/NAD(P)-binding protein, which translates to MRVPSSPAEPPSAPALNALEARIRKDLEQLEYPRRPWVLPRRTRDGQAVLDVLIIGGGQSGLTAAFGLMRERVTNLLVVDDCEQGLAGPWKTFARMHTLRTPKHLTGPDHNLPNLCFQTWYEARHGEGSWEAVVRIPKELWADYLDWYRRTLEIPVRCGARAGAIAWSAEDDCFTIPLTGTRGGATDVVHARKVVLATGIDGSGRWEVPSVVAGLRRELYAHTRDAIDFEALRGKRVGVLGAGASAFDNASVALEHGAAEVHLFYRRKTLPNVNPYRWAEFVGFLKHHADLPDADRWRFIHRILEMGQLPPSDTFARARAFPQFHLHGGSPWLGAEEVDGQARVTTPHGRFLFDKLIIGSGTVTDLSLRPELAGLHGDIALWKDRYTPPEGQSHADLRRHPYLGAHFELQEKHPGQAPWLQGIFNFTFGCLLSLGFGGASISGMKYGLPRLVSGVTRQLYLDDRDAFFESLAGYDEKEFEP; encoded by the coding sequence ATGCGCGTCCCCTCGAGCCCCGCCGAGCCGCCCTCCGCCCCTGCTCTCAACGCGCTGGAAGCTCGAATCCGCAAGGACCTGGAGCAACTGGAGTATCCGCGCAGACCCTGGGTGTTGCCGCGCCGCACGCGGGACGGCCAGGCCGTCCTGGACGTGCTCATCATCGGCGGTGGGCAGAGCGGGCTCACCGCCGCTTTCGGGCTGATGCGGGAGCGCGTCACGAACCTGCTCGTGGTGGATGACTGCGAGCAGGGGCTCGCCGGGCCGTGGAAGACCTTCGCCCGCATGCACACGCTGCGGACGCCCAAGCACCTGACGGGCCCGGACCACAACCTGCCCAACCTCTGCTTCCAGACCTGGTACGAGGCGCGGCACGGTGAAGGCTCGTGGGAGGCGGTGGTCCGCATCCCCAAGGAGCTGTGGGCGGACTACCTCGACTGGTACCGCCGCACGCTCGAAATCCCCGTGCGCTGCGGCGCGCGCGCGGGGGCCATCGCCTGGAGCGCGGAGGACGACTGCTTCACCATCCCGCTCACGGGCACGCGCGGCGGCGCCACGGACGTGGTCCACGCGCGCAAGGTGGTGCTGGCCACGGGCATTGACGGCTCGGGGCGCTGGGAGGTGCCGTCCGTGGTGGCCGGCCTGCGGCGCGAGCTGTACGCCCACACGCGCGACGCCATCGACTTCGAGGCGCTGCGCGGCAAGCGCGTGGGCGTGCTCGGCGCGGGGGCCTCCGCGTTCGACAACGCCTCCGTGGCGCTGGAGCACGGCGCGGCCGAGGTGCACCTCTTCTACCGCCGCAAGACGCTGCCCAACGTGAACCCCTACCGCTGGGCGGAGTTCGTGGGCTTCCTCAAGCACCACGCGGACCTGCCGGACGCGGACCGCTGGCGCTTCATCCACCGCATCCTCGAGATGGGGCAGCTCCCGCCGTCGGACACCTTCGCCCGGGCGCGGGCCTTCCCCCAGTTCCACCTGCACGGCGGCAGCCCCTGGCTCGGCGCGGAGGAGGTGGACGGCCAGGCGCGCGTCACCACGCCCCATGGGCGATTCCTGTTCGACAAGCTCATCATCGGCAGCGGCACGGTGACGGACCTGTCGCTGCGCCCGGAGCTGGCGGGCCTCCACGGGGACATCGCGCTGTGGAAGGACCGGTACACGCCGCCCGAGGGCCAGTCGCACGCGGACCTGCGGCGCCACCCGTACCTGGGCGCGCACTTCGAGCTGCAGGAGAAGCACCCGGGGCAGGCGCCCTGGCTCCAGGGCATCTTCAACTTCACCTTCGGCTGCCTGCTGTCGCTGGGCTTCGGGGGCGCGAGCATCTCCGGCATGAAGTACGGCCTGCCCCGGCTCGTGTCCGGAGTGACGCGGCAGCTCTATCTGGATGACCGGGACGCGTTCTTCGAGTCCCTGGCGGGTTACGACGAGAAGGAATTCGAGCCATGA
- the pruA gene encoding L-glutamate gamma-semialdehyde dehydrogenase: protein MINAHTRVPPPKNEPVLSYAPGTAERREVQAALKRMSGEQLDIPVIIGGKHIRTGKTDTVRMPHNHQHVLATLHEADASHAEQAIQAALAVKDEWARMPFQSRAAIFLRAAELLASRYRPILNAATMLGQGKTVHQAEIDAACEAIDFIRFNVHFAEQILGWQPEAAHQTWNMTDYRPLDGFVFAVAPFNFTAIALNLATAPAIMGNVVLFKPSSTAALSAWYIMELLREAGLPDGVINMLPGDGPTVGNPVLASPHLGGIHFTGSTPTFNAMWRTVGENISRYKQYPRIVGETGGKDFIVAHPSAADDLEALAVAIVRGGFEYQGQKCSAASRVFIPESLWPKLKPRVQALISEIRMGDVSDFRNFMGAVIDEKSFKKVSSYIDLAKSDSGASIVAGGEVDRKQGWFVKPTLVQLDSPTHRILREEIFAPLVGLNVYPDAKYEETLREVDQAAAYALTGAVFARDRKAIDTALRELRHAAGNFYINDKPTGAVVGQQPFGGGRASGTNDKAGSALNLVRWTSPRTIKETFVPPVKVPYPFMDSDPNEGAI from the coding sequence GTGATCAACGCCCATACCCGCGTCCCGCCGCCGAAGAACGAGCCCGTCCTCTCCTATGCGCCCGGCACCGCCGAGCGCCGTGAGGTGCAGGCCGCGCTGAAGCGCATGTCCGGCGAGCAGCTCGACATCCCCGTCATCATCGGCGGCAAGCACATCCGCACCGGCAAGACGGACACGGTGCGCATGCCGCACAACCACCAGCACGTGCTGGCCACGCTGCACGAGGCGGACGCCAGCCACGCGGAGCAGGCCATCCAGGCCGCGCTGGCCGTCAAGGACGAGTGGGCGCGCATGCCCTTCCAGTCGCGCGCCGCCATCTTCCTGCGCGCCGCGGAGCTGCTGGCCTCGCGCTACCGCCCCATCCTCAACGCCGCCACCATGCTGGGGCAGGGCAAGACGGTCCACCAGGCGGAGATTGACGCCGCGTGCGAGGCCATCGACTTCATCCGCTTCAACGTCCACTTCGCCGAGCAGATCCTCGGCTGGCAGCCGGAGGCCGCGCACCAGACGTGGAACATGACGGACTACCGCCCGCTGGACGGCTTCGTCTTCGCGGTGGCGCCGTTCAACTTCACGGCCATTGCCCTCAACCTGGCCACCGCGCCGGCCATCATGGGCAACGTGGTGCTCTTCAAGCCGTCCTCCACCGCGGCCCTGAGCGCCTGGTACATCATGGAGCTGCTGCGCGAGGCGGGCCTGCCCGACGGCGTCATCAACATGCTCCCGGGTGACGGCCCCACGGTGGGCAACCCGGTGCTGGCCAGCCCCCACCTGGGCGGCATCCACTTCACCGGCTCCACGCCGACCTTCAACGCCATGTGGCGCACGGTGGGGGAGAACATCTCCCGCTACAAGCAGTACCCCCGCATCGTCGGCGAGACGGGCGGCAAGGACTTCATCGTCGCCCACCCGTCCGCGGCGGACGACCTGGAGGCGCTCGCGGTGGCCATCGTCCGCGGCGGCTTCGAGTACCAGGGCCAGAAGTGCTCCGCGGCCAGCCGCGTCTTCATCCCTGAGTCCCTGTGGCCCAAGCTGAAGCCGCGCGTCCAGGCGCTCATCAGCGAGATTCGCATGGGCGACGTGTCCGACTTCCGCAACTTCATGGGCGCCGTCATCGACGAGAAGTCCTTCAAGAAGGTCTCCTCGTACATCGACCTGGCCAAGAGCGACAGCGGCGCCAGCATCGTGGCCGGCGGCGAGGTGGACCGGAAGCAGGGCTGGTTCGTGAAGCCCACGCTGGTGCAGCTCGACAGCCCCACGCACCGCATCCTCCGCGAGGAGATCTTCGCGCCGCTGGTGGGCCTCAACGTCTACCCGGATGCGAAGTACGAGGAGACGCTGCGCGAGGTCGACCAGGCCGCCGCCTACGCCCTCACCGGCGCGGTGTTCGCGCGCGACCGGAAGGCCATCGACACTGCGCTGCGCGAGCTGCGTCACGCGGCGGGCAACTTCTACATCAACGACAAGCCCACTGGCGCCGTCGTGGGCCAGCAGCCCTTCGGTGGTGGCCGCGCGTCCGGCACCAACGACAAGGCCGGCTCGGCGCTCAACCTGGTGCGCTGGACGAGCCCCCGCACCATCAAGGAGACCTTCGTCCCGCCCGTGAAGGTGCCCTACCCCTTCATGGACAGCGACCCGAACGAAGGCGCCATCTGA
- a CDS encoding aldose epimerase, which translates to MNGPSPGIAGLDTYALVDGGCRVEVIPSRGAIVTRMCVDGDELLYLDEATVADPAKNVRGGIPVLFPIAGPLPGDTYSVGGQAYSLPQHGFARKLPWTVRQSDASRLVVALSSSEETLRHFPWRFHVTLTFSLTGGRLTLDSEVENQDTRPMPLHLGFHPYFRVPDAAKAQARVDTDATRAWDNWRGQDVAFTGLTLTEEEVDLHLKDHSKPGTTLERGPGLKPIRLSWSPEYRVLVVWTLLGKDFVCVEPWTAAKGALATGEGLPQVQPGARMSLRFDIQG; encoded by the coding sequence ATGAACGGCCCGTCCCCCGGCATCGCAGGCCTGGACACGTACGCGCTGGTGGACGGCGGGTGCCGCGTGGAGGTCATCCCTTCACGCGGGGCCATCGTCACCCGGATGTGCGTGGACGGTGACGAGCTGCTGTACCTCGACGAGGCCACGGTCGCGGACCCGGCGAAGAACGTGCGCGGGGGCATCCCCGTGCTGTTTCCCATCGCCGGGCCGCTGCCGGGGGACACCTACTCCGTGGGCGGGCAGGCGTACTCGCTGCCGCAGCACGGCTTCGCGCGGAAGCTGCCGTGGACGGTGCGGCAATCGGACGCGTCACGGCTGGTGGTGGCGCTGTCCTCCAGCGAGGAGACGCTGCGCCACTTCCCGTGGCGGTTCCATGTGACGTTGACGTTCTCGCTGACCGGCGGGCGGCTGACGCTCGACTCCGAGGTGGAGAACCAGGACACGCGGCCCATGCCGCTGCACCTGGGCTTCCACCCGTACTTCCGCGTGCCGGACGCGGCGAAGGCGCAGGCCCGCGTGGACACGGACGCCACGCGCGCGTGGGACAACTGGCGCGGCCAGGACGTGGCCTTCACCGGGTTGACGCTCACCGAGGAGGAAGTGGACCTCCACTTGAAGGACCACTCCAAGCCGGGCACCACGTTGGAGCGGGGCCCCGGGCTCAAGCCCATCCGGCTGTCATGGAGCCCGGAGTACCGCGTGCTCGTCGTGTGGACGCTGCTCGGGAAGGACTTCGTCTGCGTGGAGCCGTGGACCGCCGCCAAGGGCGCGCTGGCCACCGGCGAAGGGCTGCCGCAGGTGCAGCCTGGAGCGCGGATGTCGCTTCGCTTCGACATCCAGGGCTGA
- a CDS encoding LysR family transcriptional regulator — protein MNPVQDSGRLARLDLNLFRVFDVVLRERNLTRAAEVLFLSQSAVSHALARLREQLGEPLFVREGRGVAPTAFAERLAPEIREALALFEQAVHRGRDFDPRRDVGHFTVAMNDVLEPSILPLLVARLRAHAPEVRISSVRLDRARLERDLASGRLDLSIDVEQQTGAELKRMPLLQDTFCVVSRSRRRLDVAKYMAARHVTVSSRRTGLAVEDLVLSRLGYQREVVIRCQHYEAAFKLVADSDLLLTMPRRRAEALHAPLGNHLLPMPLSLPPLELHVYWHRQADADPRSRWLRAELLALTESAAGT, from the coding sequence ATGAACCCAGTTCAGGATTCCGGGCGGCTGGCCCGGCTGGACCTCAACCTCTTCCGGGTCTTCGACGTGGTGCTCCGGGAGCGGAACCTGACGCGGGCGGCGGAGGTCCTGTTCCTCAGCCAGTCGGCCGTGAGCCATGCGCTGGCCCGCCTTCGTGAGCAGCTTGGGGAGCCGCTGTTCGTCCGGGAGGGGCGGGGCGTGGCGCCCACGGCGTTCGCGGAGCGCCTGGCCCCGGAGATTCGGGAGGCGCTGGCGCTGTTCGAGCAGGCGGTTCATCGCGGACGCGACTTCGACCCGCGCCGGGACGTGGGGCACTTCACGGTGGCGATGAACGACGTGCTGGAGCCGTCGATTCTGCCGCTGCTCGTCGCGCGCCTGAGAGCGCACGCTCCGGAGGTTCGAATCTCCAGCGTCCGGTTGGACAGGGCGCGGTTGGAGCGGGACCTCGCGTCGGGGCGGCTCGACCTCTCCATCGACGTAGAGCAGCAGACCGGCGCGGAGCTGAAGCGCATGCCCTTGCTGCAAGACACCTTCTGCGTGGTGAGTCGAAGCCGGCGCAGGCTGGACGTGGCGAAGTACATGGCGGCCCGGCACGTCACCGTGTCCTCGCGCCGCACCGGGCTGGCCGTGGAGGACCTGGTGCTCAGCCGCCTGGGCTACCAGCGGGAGGTCGTCATCCGCTGCCAGCACTACGAGGCCGCGTTCAAGCTCGTCGCGGACTCCGACCTGCTGCTGACCATGCCGAGGCGGCGCGCGGAGGCGTTGCACGCGCCGCTGGGCAACCACCTGCTGCCCATGCCGCTGTCACTGCCGCCGCTGGAGCTCCACGTCTACTGGCACCGGCAGGCGGACGCCGACCCGCGCAGCCGCTGGTTGCGTGCCGAGTTGCTCGCCCTGACGGAGTCTGCGGCTGGCACCTGA
- a CDS encoding acyl-CoA dehydrogenase family protein produces MDFEPSERAKDYLERVKRFMSEHILPAESRYHEELRATAQGGDWKTWRVPPVMEELKAKAKAQGLWNLFLPDEKLGAGLSTLEYAPIAEETGRSFIAPEVFNCSAPDTGNMEVLWKYGSEAQQERWLKPLLAGDLRSVFCMTEPDVASSDATNMAATAIVDGDDIVLNGSKWWSSGLGHPNAKVAIFMARTPDTGGDRHHQHSMVLVPLDAPGVSIRRMLPVYGDYDAPHGHGEVHFDNVRVPRDNVIAGPGMGFEIAQGRLGPGRIHHCMRCIGAAERSLELMIDRGMKRTAFGKPLLNLGGNREKVAEARIAIDQARLLTLYAAWKMDQVGALGAMTEISAIKVVAPSVLQKVVDDAIQLHGGAGVSQDTPLAGFFAQARSLRLADGPDEVHKGLIARIELSKRGFSRS; encoded by the coding sequence ATGGACTTCGAGCCCAGCGAGCGAGCCAAGGACTACCTGGAGCGCGTGAAGCGCTTCATGAGCGAGCACATCCTCCCCGCGGAGAGCCGCTACCACGAGGAGCTCCGAGCCACCGCCCAGGGCGGCGACTGGAAGACGTGGCGCGTGCCGCCCGTCATGGAGGAGCTGAAGGCCAAGGCGAAGGCCCAGGGCCTGTGGAACCTGTTCCTCCCGGACGAGAAGCTCGGCGCCGGGCTCAGCACGCTGGAGTACGCCCCCATCGCCGAGGAGACGGGGCGCAGCTTCATCGCCCCCGAGGTCTTCAATTGCAGCGCCCCGGACACCGGCAACATGGAGGTGCTCTGGAAGTACGGCTCCGAGGCACAGCAGGAGCGCTGGCTGAAGCCGCTGCTGGCGGGGGACCTCCGCTCGGTGTTCTGCATGACGGAGCCGGACGTGGCCTCGTCGGACGCCACCAACATGGCGGCCACCGCCATCGTCGATGGTGACGACATCGTCCTCAACGGCAGCAAGTGGTGGTCCAGCGGCCTGGGGCATCCCAACGCGAAGGTGGCCATCTTCATGGCCCGCACGCCCGACACCGGCGGGGACCGCCACCACCAGCACTCCATGGTGCTGGTGCCGCTGGACGCGCCGGGCGTGAGCATCCGCCGCATGCTGCCCGTGTACGGCGACTACGACGCGCCCCACGGCCACGGCGAGGTGCACTTCGACAACGTGCGCGTGCCGCGTGACAACGTCATCGCCGGCCCGGGGATGGGCTTCGAGATTGCCCAGGGCCGGCTGGGGCCGGGGCGCATCCACCACTGCATGCGCTGCATCGGCGCGGCGGAGCGCTCCCTGGAGCTGATGATTGACCGGGGCATGAAGCGCACGGCCTTCGGGAAGCCGCTCCTCAACCTGGGCGGCAACCGCGAGAAGGTGGCCGAGGCGCGCATCGCCATTGACCAGGCGCGGCTGCTGACGCTCTACGCGGCGTGGAAGATGGACCAGGTGGGGGCGCTGGGCGCCATGACGGAGATTTCCGCCATCAAGGTCGTCGCGCCAAGTGTCCTCCAGAAGGTGGTGGATGACGCCATCCAGCTTCACGGGGGCGCGGGCGTATCCCAAGATACGCCGCTGGCGGGCTTCTTCGCCCAGGCGCGCAGCCTGCGCCTCGCGGATGGCCCGGACGAAGTACACAAGGGTCTCATCGCCCGCATCGAGTTGTCGAAGCGGGGCTTCTCCCGGAGCTGA
- a CDS encoding SDR family oxidoreductase produces MATQRIFITGGASGLGKAIALRFARAGWKVCIGDVNDARGEEALKELAALAPQAHSLRCDVRREEDLREALDWLTARWGGVDVVINNAGVAQAGAIEDVSIDDWQWIIDINLLGVVRGCKVFTPAFKRQGHGHIVNVASMAGLLDVPLMSSYNATKAAVVSLSETLHNELAEHGIGVSVVCPSFFKTNLGDSLRTTDPRLGATMARLLERSAITADDIANDVFDAVAERGFYILPHADGRRAWRMKRLLPRELYAWVLRRNTRGMRPGAHSKAG; encoded by the coding sequence ATGGCCACTCAACGCATCTTCATCACCGGTGGTGCCAGCGGACTTGGCAAGGCCATCGCCCTGCGCTTCGCTCGCGCCGGGTGGAAGGTCTGCATCGGCGACGTCAACGACGCCCGGGGCGAGGAGGCGCTCAAGGAGCTCGCCGCCCTGGCGCCCCAGGCCCACTCCCTGCGCTGTGACGTGCGGCGCGAGGAGGACCTGCGCGAGGCCCTGGACTGGCTCACGGCCCGGTGGGGCGGCGTGGACGTGGTCATCAACAACGCCGGGGTCGCGCAGGCGGGCGCCATCGAGGACGTGTCGATTGACGACTGGCAGTGGATCATCGACATCAACCTGCTGGGCGTCGTGCGCGGGTGCAAGGTGTTCACCCCCGCCTTCAAGAGGCAGGGCCACGGCCACATCGTCAACGTGGCGTCCATGGCGGGGCTGCTCGATGTGCCGCTGATGAGCAGCTACAACGCGACCAAGGCCGCCGTCGTCTCGCTGTCGGAGACGCTGCACAACGAGCTGGCGGAGCACGGCATCGGCGTCAGCGTCGTGTGCCCGTCCTTCTTCAAGACGAACCTGGGTGACTCGCTGCGCACCACGGACCCCCGGCTGGGGGCCACCATGGCGCGGCTGCTGGAGCGCTCCGCCATCACCGCGGATGACATCGCCAATGACGTCTTCGACGCCGTGGCCGAGCGCGGCTTCTACATCCTGCCCCACGCGGACGGCCGCAGGGCCTGGCGGATGAAGCGCCTGCTGCCGCGCGAGCTCTACGCCTGGGTCCTGCGCCGGAACACGCGGGGCATGCGCCCTGGCGCGCATTCGAAGGCCGGCTGA